One window of Nocardia nova SH22a genomic DNA carries:
- a CDS encoding bifunctional GNAT family N-acetyltransferase/acetate--CoA ligase family protein yields MTEPPIIADNTPADPPPPPQHWFADVLAADGGVVRLRPITPDDAEPMQRFHAALSDRTRYLRYFGPYPRMTPKDLYRTTHVDYHNRVGLVVELGSSIIAVGRYELLTDREGPRAAEVAFVVADEHQGRGLGSILLEHLAGAAAESDIETFVAEVLAENHTMVTVFREAGYQVQRSRDGSVLHLEFAIDPTEALLSVRDSRERASEARSVGNLLAPKSIAVIGATPATGRVGGAVLANLLSGVFQGPVYPVNPNRTSVRGVRAYPTVHDIPDELDLAVVAVPAGEIKSVLDDCMAKGVKGLVVLTAGFSETGPAGFGAERDLVDAARGHGMRVVGPSALGIANTDPAVSLNATLAPVLPGRGRVGFFCQSGPLGAAILGEAAARKLGLSTFVSAGNRADVSGNDLLQYWDTDPDTDVVLLYLETFGNPRKFSRIARRVARTKPVVAVSSGRNAANAPVSGLERSVERDLFAQAGIVQVDTIAELFDCAMLLAYQPLPEGPRLAVVGNSAALGWLAVDAARGEGLEVAEPTDLGPQAEPADYLSAVADAMNSAEVDAVIVIFAPPVPVAVTTFAEAIRAGAREATKPVLTTFVADHGMPNLLTVRGNGGVVERGSIPSYPDPERAARALARVRRYAAWRTRPASLVVRPDGIEVGRARELVERWTDRRPEGDWLGDLEAAELLACYGIRIVEFREARDPESAVAAAAELGYPVAAKATGEMWRSRPDFIGVRLDLWRDTAVRRAYTELAELTGNEVVHIQRMATKGVGCVLRVQDDPSFGSVIGFGLSGTIIDLLGDRAYRALPLTEAEARELIEAPRAAPLLDGQAGSGRTIGEPADKVALALLAQRISALCDDLPEVRELSVEPVLASPAGAAILYARVRIGPEPSRFDNGPRRLV; encoded by the coding sequence GTGACTGAGCCGCCGATCATCGCCGACAACACCCCGGCGGATCCGCCACCGCCGCCGCAGCACTGGTTCGCCGACGTGCTCGCCGCCGACGGTGGTGTGGTGCGGTTGCGGCCGATCACGCCCGACGACGCGGAACCGATGCAGCGGTTCCACGCCGCCCTGTCCGATCGCACCCGGTATCTGCGATATTTCGGGCCCTATCCGCGCATGACGCCGAAGGACCTCTACCGCACCACCCATGTCGACTACCACAACCGGGTCGGGCTGGTGGTGGAGCTGGGTTCGTCGATCATCGCGGTCGGCCGCTACGAACTGCTGACCGATCGGGAGGGACCGCGGGCCGCCGAGGTGGCGTTCGTGGTGGCCGACGAACACCAGGGCCGCGGGCTCGGTTCGATCCTGCTGGAACATCTGGCCGGCGCGGCCGCCGAGAGCGATATCGAGACCTTCGTCGCCGAGGTGCTGGCCGAGAACCACACCATGGTGACGGTCTTCCGCGAGGCCGGATATCAGGTGCAGCGCAGCCGCGACGGCTCGGTGCTGCATCTGGAATTCGCCATCGACCCCACCGAAGCGCTGCTGTCGGTCCGCGATTCGCGGGAGCGGGCCTCGGAGGCGCGCAGCGTCGGCAATCTGCTGGCCCCCAAGTCGATCGCGGTCATCGGCGCGACTCCGGCCACCGGGCGGGTCGGCGGGGCGGTGCTGGCCAACCTGCTGTCGGGGGTGTTCCAGGGGCCGGTGTATCCGGTCAATCCGAACCGTACGTCGGTGCGTGGCGTGCGCGCGTACCCGACCGTCCACGACATTCCGGACGAGCTGGATCTCGCCGTGGTCGCGGTCCCGGCGGGCGAGATCAAATCTGTGCTCGACGACTGTATGGCCAAGGGCGTCAAGGGCCTGGTGGTGCTCACCGCCGGATTCTCCGAGACCGGCCCGGCCGGGTTCGGCGCCGAGCGCGATCTGGTCGACGCCGCTCGCGGGCACGGCATGCGGGTCGTGGGGCCCAGTGCGCTCGGTATTGCCAACACCGATCCCGCGGTATCGCTCAACGCGACGCTCGCACCGGTGCTGCCCGGTCGTGGACGGGTCGGATTCTTCTGCCAGTCGGGGCCGTTGGGTGCGGCCATCCTGGGGGAGGCGGCCGCCCGGAAACTCGGTCTGTCGACATTCGTGTCCGCCGGTAACCGCGCCGACGTCTCGGGCAACGATCTGCTGCAGTACTGGGACACCGACCCCGACACCGATGTGGTTCTGCTGTACCTCGAGACCTTCGGGAATCCGCGCAAATTCTCGCGGATCGCGCGGCGGGTGGCACGCACCAAGCCGGTGGTGGCGGTCAGTAGTGGGCGTAATGCCGCCAATGCGCCGGTCAGTGGGCTGGAACGCTCGGTCGAGCGGGATCTGTTCGCCCAGGCCGGGATCGTGCAGGTCGACACCATCGCCGAATTGTTCGACTGTGCGATGCTGCTGGCGTATCAGCCGCTGCCCGAGGGCCCGCGGCTGGCGGTCGTCGGCAACAGCGCGGCGCTGGGCTGGCTGGCGGTGGACGCCGCGCGCGGGGAGGGACTCGAGGTCGCCGAACCCACCGATCTCGGACCGCAGGCCGAACCCGCCGACTATCTGAGCGCGGTGGCCGACGCGATGAACTCGGCCGAGGTCGATGCCGTGATCGTCATCTTCGCGCCGCCGGTGCCGGTGGCGGTCACCACGTTCGCCGAGGCCATCCGGGCCGGTGCGCGCGAGGCCACGAAACCGGTGCTCACGACCTTCGTCGCCGATCACGGCATGCCGAATCTGCTCACCGTGCGCGGTAACGGCGGTGTCGTCGAGCGCGGATCGATCCCGTCGTACCCCGATCCGGAGCGCGCGGCCCGTGCGCTGGCGCGAGTGCGGCGATACGCGGCGTGGCGCACGCGCCCCGCGTCACTGGTGGTGCGGCCCGACGGGATCGAGGTCGGCCGGGCACGAGAACTGGTGGAGCGGTGGACCGATCGCCGTCCGGAGGGCGACTGGCTCGGCGATCTGGAAGCCGCCGAACTGCTGGCCTGCTACGGAATTCGGATCGTGGAGTTCCGGGAGGCACGGGATCCGGAATCGGCGGTCGCCGCGGCGGCGGAACTGGGATATCCGGTCGCGGCCAAGGCGACCGGTGAAATGTGGCGCAGCCGACCGGATTTCATCGGTGTCCGCCTCGATCTGTGGCGCGACACCGCGGTGCGCCGCGCCTACACCGAGTTGGCGGAGCTGACCGGCAACGAGGTGGTCCACATCCAGAGGATGGCCACCAAGGGCGTCGGCTGTGTCCTGCGCGTGCAGGATGATCCGTCGTTCGGGTCGGTGATCGGATTCGGGCTGTCGGGCACCATCATCGATCTGCTCGGCGACCGGGCCTATCGGGCGCTGCCACTGACCGAGGCGGAGGCCAGGGAACTGATCGAGGCGCCGCGTGCGGCACCGCTGCTGGACGGGCAGGCCGGATCGGGCCGCACCATCGGCGAACCGGCCGACAAGGTGGCACTGGCGTTACTGGCCCAACGGATTTCGGCTCTGTGCGACGATCTTCCCGAGGTCCGGGAACTGTCCGTGGAACCGGTGCTGGCCTCGCCCGCGGGCGCCGCGATCCTCTACGCCCGGGTGCGTATCGGCCCGGAGCCGAGCCGGTTCGACAACGGTCCGCGCCGCCTGGTCTGA
- a CDS encoding DUF3099 domain-containing protein, with translation MGYFPGEDKHPALITEAAPSLDQQHRARVKRYSILMGFRIPCLILAAVAYGLWSNALISLLIIGVSIPLPWIAVLVANDRPPRSKDEPSRWDGRRAAKALESRPHRSIDG, from the coding sequence GTGGGTTACTTCCCCGGTGAGGACAAACATCCGGCCCTGATCACCGAGGCCGCGCCGTCGCTCGATCAGCAGCATCGCGCCCGGGTGAAGCGGTACTCGATCCTCATGGGTTTCCGTATTCCCTGCCTGATCCTGGCCGCGGTGGCCTACGGGCTGTGGAGCAACGCGCTGATCTCCCTGCTGATCATCGGAGTCTCCATTCCGCTGCCGTGGATCGCGGTACTCGTCGCCAACGACCGGCCGCCGCGCAGCAAGGACGAGCCGAGCCGCTGGGACGGCCGACGGGCGGCCAAGGCGCTCGAATCCCGCCCGCACCGCTCGATCGACGGCTGA
- a CDS encoding sigma-70 family RNA polymerase sigma factor produces MTSPATTRVRAIDSDLDAQSPAADLVRVYLNGIGKTALLTAADEVELAKRIEAGLYAQNLLETGKRLSATRKRDLAILVRDGQAARQHLLEANLRLVVSLAKRYTGRGMPLLDLIQEGNLGLIRAMEKFDYAKGFKFSTYATWWIRQAITRGMADQSRTIRLPVHLVEQVNKLARIKRELHQQLGREASDDELSAESGIPVEKIADLLDHSRDPVSLDMPVGNDEEAPLGDFIEDSEATSAESAVIAGLMHRDVRSVLATLDEREQQVIRLRFGLDDGQPRTLDQIGKLFGLSRERVRQIEREVMAKLRKGERADRLRAYAS; encoded by the coding sequence ATGACAAGCCCCGCCACCACCCGAGTGCGCGCCATCGATTCCGACCTCGACGCCCAGAGCCCCGCCGCCGACCTGGTACGTGTGTACCTGAACGGGATCGGCAAGACGGCACTGCTCACGGCCGCCGACGAGGTCGAGTTGGCCAAGCGCATCGAGGCGGGCCTCTATGCCCAGAACCTGTTGGAGACGGGCAAGCGACTGTCCGCCACCCGCAAGCGTGATCTGGCGATCCTGGTCCGCGACGGCCAGGCCGCTCGCCAGCATCTGCTGGAAGCCAACCTCCGCCTGGTCGTATCGCTGGCCAAGCGCTACACCGGTCGCGGTATGCCGCTGCTGGACCTGATCCAGGAAGGCAACCTGGGCCTGATCCGCGCGATGGAGAAGTTCGACTACGCCAAGGGCTTCAAGTTCTCCACCTACGCGACCTGGTGGATCCGCCAGGCCATCACGCGCGGCATGGCCGATCAGAGCCGCACCATCCGGCTGCCCGTGCATCTGGTCGAGCAGGTCAACAAGCTGGCGCGGATCAAGCGGGAACTGCATCAGCAGCTGGGCCGGGAGGCCAGTGACGACGAACTGTCGGCCGAGTCGGGCATCCCGGTGGAGAAGATCGCCGATCTGCTCGACCACAGCCGCGACCCGGTAAGCCTGGACATGCCGGTCGGCAACGACGAGGAAGCCCCGCTGGGCGACTTCATCGAGGACTCGGAGGCGACCTCCGCCGAGAGCGCCGTCATCGCCGGGCTCATGCACCGCGATGTGCGCAGTGTGCTGGCAACCCTCGACGAGCGGGAACAGCAGGTCATCCGCCTGCGGTTCGGGCTCGACGACGGCCAGCCCCGCACCCTCGACCAGATCGGCAAACTGTTCGGTCTCTCGCGCGAGCGCGTGCGCCAGATCGAGCGCGAAGTCATGGCCAAGCTGCGGAAGGGCGAGCGGGCCGACCGCCTGCGCGCCTACGCCAGCTAG
- a CDS encoding DUF7059 domain-containing protein — MPADRTTASLLTALAPALRTALIRVRYDADTVLDVLGADAHAALGRSEPVPVRRAARDAGELGTLIRLLLLGDALPDTEVAAALAPLDIDRAVAAGLLDRDGDLVRAALDLRPLDLGSGTRWVLSDLDDSMRRRTLDAEHVLGVGQASLSLLRATPTDPVGSVLDLGTGCGVQAVHAAGYARTATGTDVSRRALWLAEATAAVNELDIELVEGSWFEPVAGRRFDQVVANPPFVVGPARIEHTYRDSGLALDGASELVISQAPALLNPGGTAAMLASWIHTGDADWRARVASWLPDHGVDAWIVQRDVADPALYVGTWLRDAGLDPRDPEAQDRAEQWLAAFDAADVEGIGFGFVYLRAIDGPTEVLAEDLTHGFDDPLGAEAPDYFRRSAWLRSVVADNDIAWGTRFAVDAATALERVLLPGAEGWEQRVVRLHRGDGPRWQHEIDDTLAALLAGMRPGGLPLEELVELLAIGHTGTPATPQFRSDALTAIAGLVRHGLIAPEQFTAG, encoded by the coding sequence GTGCCTGCCGACCGGACGACCGCCTCCCTGCTCACCGCCCTCGCACCCGCCCTGCGCACCGCGCTGATCCGGGTGCGCTACGACGCCGACACGGTGCTCGACGTGCTGGGCGCCGACGCGCACGCCGCGCTGGGCCGTTCGGAACCGGTGCCGGTGCGGCGTGCCGCGCGGGACGCGGGAGAGCTGGGCACGCTGATCCGGCTGCTCCTGCTCGGGGACGCGCTGCCGGACACCGAGGTGGCCGCGGCACTGGCGCCGCTGGACATCGACCGTGCGGTGGCCGCCGGACTGCTCGACCGCGACGGTGATCTCGTCCGCGCGGCCCTGGATCTGCGGCCCCTGGACCTGGGCTCGGGCACCCGCTGGGTGCTGTCGGATCTCGACGATTCGATGCGGCGGCGCACACTCGACGCCGAACACGTGCTGGGCGTCGGACAGGCATCGCTGTCGCTGTTGCGGGCCACGCCCACCGATCCGGTCGGCTCGGTACTCGACCTGGGGACCGGCTGCGGTGTGCAGGCGGTCCACGCGGCGGGATACGCCCGCACGGCCACCGGCACCGATGTCAGCCGCCGGGCGCTGTGGCTGGCCGAGGCGACCGCCGCCGTCAACGAGCTCGACATCGAACTCGTCGAAGGGTCCTGGTTCGAGCCGGTGGCCGGGCGGCGATTCGATCAGGTGGTGGCCAATCCCCCGTTCGTGGTCGGGCCCGCGCGCATCGAGCACACCTACCGGGATTCCGGCCTGGCCCTGGACGGGGCCAGTGAGCTGGTGATCTCGCAGGCGCCCGCCCTGCTGAATCCGGGCGGAACCGCCGCGATGCTGGCCTCCTGGATCCACACCGGCGACGCCGACTGGCGGGCCCGGGTCGCGAGCTGGCTGCCCGATCACGGTGTCGACGCCTGGATCGTCCAGCGTGATGTCGCCGACCCGGCGCTGTACGTGGGAACGTGGCTGCGCGACGCGGGCCTCGATCCCCGCGACCCCGAGGCGCAGGACCGGGCCGAACAGTGGCTGGCCGCATTCGACGCCGCCGACGTGGAGGGCATCGGATTCGGATTCGTCTATCTGCGCGCCATCGACGGGCCCACCGAGGTGCTCGCCGAGGATCTGACGCACGGTTTCGACGATCCGCTGGGCGCCGAGGCGCCGGACTATTTCCGGCGCTCGGCCTGGTTGCGATCGGTGGTCGCGGACAACGACATCGCCTGGGGAACCCGCTTCGCGGTCGATGCCGCCACCGCCCTGGAACGGGTGCTGCTGCCCGGCGCCGAGGGCTGGGAACAGCGGGTCGTGCGGTTGCACCGCGGTGACGGCCCGCGCTGGCAGCACGAGATCGACGACACCCTCGCCGCGTTGCTGGCGGGAATGCGGCCCGGCGGCCTGCCGTTGGAAGAACTGGTCGAATTGCTCGCAATCGGCCACACCGGCACACCCGCCACACCGCAATTCCGTTCCGACGCCCTCACGGCGATCGCGGGGCTGGTCCGGCACGGTCTGATCGCACCGGAGCAGTTCACCGCGGGCTGA
- the ppc gene encoding phosphoenolpyruvate carboxylase: MREDQIESATAPLRDDIRFLGAILGETIRDHEGAEVFDLIERVRVEAFRVRRSEVERSAVAEMLRDTDLRVAIPLIRAFSHFLLLANLAEDLQRDRRRAVHVGAGEPPQESSLAATYAALDRARIDGAVAAEVLADALVSPVITAHPTETRRRTVFDVQARITELMRQRARYRDDEPDYAAIDHDIRRQILTLWRTALIRLARLRISDEIEVGLRYYELTLLEVIPRINAEVRAALRAHWPGYELLARPILRPGSWIGGDRDGNPNVTGEVVERATRRAGSVIFAHYMKELVALEKSLSQSIRLVDITPELARLADAAGDDSAQRADEPYRRAIRGIRLRTAATASRALGSAAELPSVFELGGDRVDTVAPYENPVQLLTELDIVDSSMRASGDALLADDRLAALRGAVETFGFHLQGLDMRQNSEVHEQVVAELLAWSGVHSGYRDLTESERVDLLSRELSTRRPLLGPNARLSDLAAKELGVLRAARSALDTLGPDTVPNYIISMCTSVSDMLEAALLLKEAGILDPGDENTPPRSPVGVVPLFETIDDLRGGAATLAAALDVPVYRRLVAARAMAQEVMLGYSDSNKDGGYLAANWALYRAELDLVETARKTGIRLRLFHGRGGTVGRGGGRSYDAILAQPAGAVRGSLRLTEQGEVISTKYAESGSAHRNLESLVAGTLESSLLDVEGLGDGAEAAYEIFEELAEAARRSYARLVHETPGFVDYFRASTPIAEVADLNLGSRPASRKPTNSVSDLRAIPWVMAWSQSRVMLPGWYGTGSAIQEWAGTDQERWQTLRDLYRRWPFFRTVMSNLAQVMAKADMDIAESYAELVGDTSLRTTIFGMIREEFDRTADVHAAITGSAELLSDNPALAESIRNRFPYLEPLNQMQVGLLRRRRAGDDSELVERGILLTMNGLATALRNSG; this comes from the coding sequence ATGCGCGAAGATCAGATCGAGAGCGCTACGGCGCCCCTGCGGGACGATATCCGGTTTCTCGGCGCGATTCTGGGCGAGACGATTCGCGATCACGAGGGTGCGGAGGTGTTCGACCTCATCGAAAGAGTCCGGGTCGAGGCCTTTCGCGTGCGCCGCTCGGAAGTGGAGCGCAGTGCCGTCGCGGAGATGCTGCGCGATACCGATCTGCGGGTCGCGATCCCGTTGATCCGGGCGTTCAGCCATTTCCTGCTGCTGGCGAATCTGGCCGAGGACCTGCAGCGCGATCGCCGCCGGGCGGTCCACGTCGGCGCCGGTGAGCCGCCGCAGGAATCGAGCCTGGCCGCCACCTACGCTGCCCTCGACCGTGCCCGGATCGACGGTGCGGTCGCCGCCGAGGTACTCGCCGACGCCCTGGTCTCGCCGGTGATCACCGCACATCCCACCGAGACCCGCCGCCGGACCGTCTTCGATGTGCAGGCCCGCATCACCGAACTGATGCGCCAGCGCGCCCGCTATCGCGACGACGAACCCGATTACGCGGCCATCGACCACGACATCCGACGTCAGATCCTGACACTCTGGCGCACCGCGCTGATCCGGCTGGCGCGCCTGCGGATCTCCGACGAGATCGAGGTCGGACTGCGGTACTACGAGTTGACGCTGCTCGAGGTGATCCCGCGGATCAATGCCGAGGTGCGGGCCGCGCTGCGGGCACACTGGCCCGGATACGAACTGCTGGCCCGCCCGATCCTGCGTCCCGGTTCGTGGATCGGCGGCGATCGTGACGGTAATCCGAACGTCACCGGTGAGGTGGTGGAGCGAGCGACCCGCCGGGCGGGTTCGGTGATCTTCGCGCACTATATGAAAGAGCTTGTCGCGCTGGAGAAATCGCTGTCGCAGTCGATTCGGCTGGTGGACATCACGCCCGAGCTGGCGCGGCTGGCCGACGCCGCCGGGGACGATTCCGCGCAGCGGGCCGACGAGCCCTACCGCCGCGCGATCAGGGGTATCCGGTTGCGTACCGCCGCCACCGCGAGTCGCGCGCTGGGGTCGGCTGCCGAACTGCCGTCGGTGTTCGAACTCGGCGGTGACCGGGTGGACACCGTCGCGCCCTACGAGAACCCGGTGCAGTTGCTCACCGAACTGGACATCGTCGACTCGTCCATGCGCGCCTCCGGTGACGCGCTGCTGGCCGACGATCGGCTCGCGGCGCTGCGCGGTGCGGTGGAGACCTTCGGATTCCACCTGCAGGGCCTGGACATGCGGCAGAACTCGGAGGTGCACGAGCAGGTCGTCGCCGAGTTGCTGGCCTGGTCGGGAGTGCATTCGGGATATCGCGACCTGACCGAATCCGAGCGCGTCGACCTGCTGTCGCGCGAATTGAGCACCCGGCGCCCGCTGCTGGGTCCGAACGCGCGATTGAGCGATCTGGCGGCGAAGGAACTCGGCGTCCTGCGCGCCGCCCGGTCCGCGCTGGACACTCTCGGGCCCGACACCGTGCCGAACTACATCATCAGTATGTGCACCTCGGTCAGCGATATGCTCGAGGCCGCCCTCCTGCTGAAGGAAGCGGGCATTCTCGATCCGGGCGACGAGAACACCCCGCCCCGGTCCCCGGTCGGCGTGGTTCCCCTGTTCGAGACCATCGACGATCTGCGCGGCGGTGCGGCGACTCTCGCCGCGGCCCTGGACGTTCCGGTCTACCGCCGTCTCGTCGCCGCCCGCGCCATGGCGCAGGAGGTCATGCTCGGCTACTCCGATTCGAACAAGGACGGCGGATATCTGGCGGCGAACTGGGCGCTGTACCGGGCGGAGCTGGATCTCGTCGAGACCGCGCGGAAAACCGGAATTCGCCTGCGGCTGTTCCACGGTCGCGGTGGCACCGTCGGGCGCGGGGGCGGCCGCAGCTACGATGCCATCCTCGCCCAGCCCGCCGGTGCGGTCCGCGGCTCGCTGCGGCTCACCGAACAGGGCGAGGTGATCTCCACCAAATACGCCGAATCCGGTTCCGCGCACCGCAATCTGGAATCCCTGGTGGCCGGGACGCTGGAGTCCTCGCTGCTGGATGTGGAAGGTCTGGGCGACGGCGCCGAAGCGGCCTACGAGATCTTCGAGGAACTGGCCGAGGCGGCCCGCCGGTCCTATGCCCGGCTGGTGCACGAGACTCCCGGATTCGTCGACTATTTCCGTGCGTCCACGCCGATCGCGGAGGTCGCCGACCTGAATCTCGGAAGCCGCCCGGCCTCGCGCAAACCCACCAACTCCGTGTCCGACCTGCGGGCGATCCCGTGGGTGATGGCGTGGAGTCAGTCGCGGGTGATGCTGCCCGGCTGGTACGGCACCGGCAGCGCGATCCAGGAATGGGCGGGTACGGATCAGGAGCGCTGGCAGACACTGCGCGACCTGTACCGGCGCTGGCCGTTCTTCCGCACCGTGATGTCGAATCTGGCGCAGGTGATGGCGAAGGCGGATATGGACATTGCCGAGAGCTACGCCGAACTCGTCGGCGATACGTCGTTGCGTACCACCATCTTCGGGATGATCCGGGAGGAATTCGACCGGACCGCCGATGTGCACGCGGCGATCACGGGCAGTGCCGAACTCCTGTCCGACAACCCGGCTCTCGCCGAATCCATCCGCAATCGTTTCCCGTATCTCGAGCCGCTCAATCAGATGCAGGTGGGCCTGCTGCGGCGCCGCCGTGCGGGAGATGATTCGGAACTGGTCGAACGCGGCATTCTGCTGACCATGAACGGCCTCGCGACCGCCTTGCGTAATTCCGGTTAG
- a CDS encoding acetoin utilization protein AcuC, with amino-acid sequence MADDATVVWTDRFLDYTWTPEHPMKPARLRFTMALARSLGVLEGVETLAPEAAGDGELLRIHTAAYLEAVRHASPAPPGTTPPAAPAHGLGSMDNPVFPHMHEAASVIVGGTLAAAGEIAAGRTRRAVSIGGGMHHAMPDAASGFCVYNDVAVAISWLLDNGFDRIAYVDVDVHHGDGVQRAFYNDPRVLTVSLHQHPATLWPNTGWPEEIGAGAAEGTAINLAMLPGTRDAQWLRGFHAVVPGALAAFRPQIVVSQCGVDSHREDPLADLELTVDGQRAAFRAMRELADLHAEGRWLAVGGGGYGLVRVVPRAWTHLLATALDREVDPVTDTPAEWRELVGAYAPTVRVPTTMGDGGDTSFLRWEGPGGALDTGDAHADRAQRAIDTAVLATRRATYGLLGLDPEDPRD; translated from the coding sequence ATGGCAGACGACGCCACGGTGGTCTGGACCGATCGGTTCCTGGACTACACCTGGACTCCGGAGCATCCGATGAAACCGGCCCGGCTCCGGTTCACCATGGCACTGGCGCGCAGTCTCGGCGTGCTCGAAGGGGTGGAAACCCTCGCACCCGAGGCCGCCGGGGACGGTGAGCTGCTGCGAATCCATACCGCCGCCTACCTCGAGGCGGTACGGCACGCGAGTCCCGCACCACCGGGAACCACGCCCCCGGCCGCGCCCGCGCACGGACTCGGCTCGATGGACAATCCGGTGTTCCCGCACATGCACGAGGCAGCGTCGGTGATCGTCGGCGGAACTCTGGCCGCCGCCGGTGAGATCGCGGCCGGGCGCACGCGGCGAGCGGTGAGCATCGGCGGTGGTATGCATCACGCGATGCCGGACGCCGCCTCCGGATTCTGCGTGTACAACGATGTGGCCGTGGCCATCTCCTGGCTGCTGGACAACGGGTTCGACCGCATCGCCTACGTCGACGTCGACGTGCATCACGGTGACGGTGTCCAGCGGGCCTTCTACAACGACCCTCGGGTGCTGACGGTTTCGCTGCATCAGCACCCGGCGACACTGTGGCCCAACACCGGCTGGCCGGAGGAGATCGGCGCGGGCGCCGCCGAGGGCACGGCGATCAATCTCGCGATGCTGCCCGGCACCCGGGATGCCCAGTGGCTGCGCGGATTCCACGCCGTCGTGCCGGGCGCGCTGGCGGCGTTCCGTCCCCAGATCGTGGTGAGCCAGTGCGGTGTGGACAGTCACCGGGAGGATCCGCTCGCGGATCTCGAGCTCACCGTCGACGGTCAGCGCGCGGCGTTCCGGGCCATGCGCGAACTCGCCGATCTTCATGCCGAGGGCCGCTGGCTGGCGGTGGGCGGCGGGGGCTACGGCTTGGTCCGGGTGGTGCCGCGGGCATGGACGCATCTGCTGGCCACCGCGCTCGATCGTGAGGTGGACCCGGTGACCGACACTCCCGCCGAATGGCGCGAACTGGTCGGCGCCTACGCGCCCACGGTACGGGTGCCCACCACGATGGGAGACGGTGGCGACACCTCCTTCCTGCGCTGGGAAGGTCCCGGTGGCGCCCTCGACACCGGCGACGCGCACGCCGATCGTGCGCAGCGCGCGATCGACACCGCGGTGCTGGCCACCCGCCGCGCCACCTACGGACTGCTGGGCCTGGATCCGGAGGACCCTCGTGACTGA
- a CDS encoding metal-dependent transcriptional regulator, protein MKDLVDTTEMYLRTIYDLEEEGVVPLRARIAERLEQSGPTVSQTVARMERDGLLMVAGDRHLELTDKGRAMAVAVMRKHRLAERLLVDVIGLDWQNVHAEACRWEHVMSEEVELRLLEVLNNPTTSPYGNPIPGLDELGVNSPNSGEEVLVRLSDLPPGQVSAVVVRRLSEHIQSDPDVIGQLREAGVVPDARVTVETKPGVVIISVPGHEGFELNEELAHAVQVRLA, encoded by the coding sequence GTGAAGGATCTGGTCGACACCACGGAGATGTACCTCCGTACCATCTACGACCTCGAGGAGGAGGGCGTAGTACCGCTGCGTGCGCGCATCGCCGAACGCCTCGAGCAGAGCGGCCCGACGGTGAGTCAGACGGTCGCGCGGATGGAGCGCGACGGTCTGCTGATGGTCGCCGGTGACCGCCACCTCGAGCTCACCGACAAGGGACGCGCCATGGCGGTCGCCGTCATGCGCAAGCACCGCTTGGCCGAGCGGTTGCTCGTGGACGTCATCGGACTCGATTGGCAGAACGTGCATGCCGAGGCGTGCCGCTGGGAGCACGTGATGAGCGAGGAGGTCGAGCTGCGCCTGCTCGAGGTCCTCAACAACCCCACGACCTCCCCGTACGGCAATCCCATCCCCGGCCTGGACGAACTCGGCGTCAACTCGCCGAATTCCGGTGAGGAGGTCCTGGTCCGGCTCTCCGATCTGCCTCCGGGCCAGGTGTCGGCGGTCGTGGTGCGCAGGCTCTCCGAGCACATCCAGTCCGATCCCGATGTGATCGGTCAGTTGCGTGAGGCCGGTGTGGTGCCCGACGCCCGTGTCACGGTCGAGACCAAGCCGGGTGTGGTGATCATCTCGGTGCCCGGTCACGAGGGCTTCGAACTGAACGAGGAACTGGCCCATGCGGTCCAGGTGAGGCTGGCCTGA